DNA sequence from the Acidobacteriota bacterium genome:
GAACCGACAGGGCGACGCGGGCGACGTACGGCTTCGTTCTCATGCTCACGGTCCTCCCGATGGACACTGCTCTACTGGGCTCCCGAGCCCGTCTCCGCCGCTGCAGCGGCCTCTTCGCGGTCCCGGGCGCGGGCGCCGGAGAGGATGTTCGTCATCCCGTAGTTGCCTTCGTGGCAGGCGTACTCGACGAGTTCGTACTGCTCGTTGTCCAGCTCGAACTCGAAGCGGCCGGTCCACGGACGGGTCCAGACGGTCGGGTCTTCTACGGTGAAGCGGTACTCGAGCCGGCTCGGACCGAGGCGCGTGTAGCGCTCGGTGAGCTTCATGTGTTCGCTGGAGCCCCGGTAGTTCGTGCGGCCGTTGAAACCGGTCGTCTCCACAACCAGGGTGTCACCCTCCCAGCGGCCCTGGGGATCTCCGAGCCACTGCCTGATCCCCGGACCGAGCGGCTCACGCTCGGCCGTGGGCACGACCCGGGTCTCGTGGATCATCTCCTTCTGAATCGCGACGTAGCCGGGGCTCTGGCTGATCTGCAGGCCGTTGTTGTAGATCGAGGGCATCATCATCCCCGGCACGCCCCGGGTGATGCAACGGACGTAGGCGCTCAGGTCTTCGGGGCCCGCCGGCCGGCGCCTGACGTAGTCGCCGAAGGACGCGGCGGCGTTCCGACGGCGCTCCTGCGCCTCCTCGGTCAGGGCCGGCAAGCGACCGTCAGGAGGGTCGACGATCATGGCCACCTGCCGCGACGGCGCGGACTTGACGTAGCCCAGCGTCGTGTCCCGCCACTCGCGCTCGTAGCCCCAGATGCTCCCCAGTGTGCCCCGCTCGCGGCGCGCCGCCGCCTCTTCGGCCGTCAGTTCTTCGACATCGGCCAGTTCCTCCGATCGTTCGAGCGGAATGCCGTGAGCCTTGTTGCCGGACCACATCCCCTGCAGGTCGGGCGTGCCCCAGGGCGTCCTCGGCACGACGTACGGCTCAGCCAAGGCGACCTCGTCTGCATCCGATCCGAAGTCGGCGTCGACGCCCTGCCAGCCCGGTTCGATCACCGCCACGCGCACGTTGTCGGGAGCGGAGACGAAACCGCGCTTCGCATCGGAACGGCCTCCCGCGGGCCGCTCGGGATCCGTCGTGAAGCGGACACCACGGTCGCGCAGGCCGACCGCCGCCGTGTCGAGATCGGCGAGCTCGAAGGCCAGGTGATCGATCGCCCGGCCGGCGCTCGGCGCGGGCTGGCCCTCGGGGTGCTCCGAAGCGAACAGCCAGACCTCGCCGAAGCGAAGGCCGTCTTGCACTCCGAGCAAGCTCTCGGGCACGCCGCCGAAGGTCTCGCGGTACCAGCCAAGGGTCCGTTCCGGATCGCTCGCACTCAGGTGGACGTGGTGGAAGCCCACCGTGTCCGGATCCTCGACGAGTTCGATCCGCGTCCCCCATGGATCGAAGATGCGGCCGACCTTGAACAGACCAGGTTCTTCGCGCAGCGTCGAACCGTCGTCGTAGCGCTGCAGGCGAACGCCGGAGCCCCGAACGCCCACCTTCTCGAGAGTCGCCATCTTCTCCGTCAGATCAGGGAAGGAGAAACCGATGTGGTCGATTCCGGTGCCCTGGCTTGCGCCCATGATGGGGCCCTGGGTGAACTCGATCACCGCGTTGCCGCAGTCGATCGCCTCGGCGCGGCCCTCGATCGGCTCACAATCCAGGTGGCGCGCGTACCACTTCACCGCCTCGCTGCGGGCGGAAGTCGTCAATTGCACGGTCACGTCGCCCGCCGCCGCCGGGACCGCGGTCAGTCCCAGCACGAGCGCGGCGGCAACGGCCGAAACGCTAAGGATCGTCGCCGGTCGGGGTGTCTTCGCGTCGGCGTAGGTGGCCATACAGCAGCTCCTCGGAAAACTCGACACACTTGTACTCCAGCACCCGGACGTTCTCCTCCAGGCGCCTATAGAGAGGCATCCGGATCGTCCAGGGACGGGTGAAGACGTTGGGGTCCTCTAGCGTCGCCTCGTAGGTCATCGCGTTCGGGCCGGTCGGCGTGTAGCGCTCGGTGACGCGCAACGTATCGCTGGCGAAGTTTCCGGCCCGGTCGAACCAGGCCTGGCCGGTGAAGCCAGCGGCCCCGACGACCAGGGTGTCGCCCTCCCAGCGTCCGTGCGAACGGCCCATCCAACTGTCGATCGGCGCCGGCTCCGGGTTTTCCTTGTCCATGTGGATCGTCCGGTTCGCCTCGGCGAAGCCGTAGACGATCATGATGTGGCTCGTGCCCTGGAGGATCTGGAACGGAAACGGCATGTAGGTCGCCCGCGGCACCCCGGGCAGGTAGCACTTCGCCTCGGGGTCTTCGCGCCAGCGGTTCTCGAAGTTCTTCCGCTGCTGCTCGCGAGCCCAGTCCTGGTAGGGGATCTCGCCGCCGACGACGACGCCCTGGCCCGGCGGCATCGTCGTGAGCGTGCCGTACTCCGCCGGCCCACTGGCCGCGTTGTGGTCCTCCAGGTTCCAGTGAGCCGTGTTGATCGCCTGCCAGACGCCGTTGATGTCCGGGTTGCCGTCGTAGTGGCGCGGCACCGCGCCGCCCGTGTCCTGCGCCAGGGCCGGCGCCGACAGGACCAACGTGAAACCGGCGAGCAACAGCGCCCGCCGCCATGGTTTCGAATGGCGTCGTTTCGTCATTTCGTACGGTGCGGAACGGACGGGGAGCATACCAACCGCCGTCGCCGCGCGGGCAGGGGCGCAATACACTCGGCCCTCACCATTCAGCCTTCGGGGGGACACAGCGATGATCGATCTGAACCTGACCGGCCGCCGGGCCGTTGTCACCGGCGCCAGCCTCGGAATTGGCGCCGCCGCCGTCCGCCTGCTCGCGGACCACGGCGCAGAAGTCGCGTTCTGCGCCCGCAGCGAAGACGCCGTCAACGACCTCGACGGCTATCAGCCAACCTCCGGCGACGGCAGCGCCCATGGCCACATCACCGACATGGCCGAACGCGACTCGATCGACGCATTCTTCGGGGCGGTCCTGGCCGGCGGTACGGTGGACATCCTGGTCAACAACGTGGGTGCCGGACCGTCGCGGAACTTCCTGTACATGACCGACGACGACTGGGAGGAACTGTTCCGGCTCAACCTGCTGTCGGCCGTGCGCAGCACGCGCCATTGCCTGCCCGGCATGCGCAAGCAGAAGTGGGGCCGGGTGGTCATGATCGCGAGCGGGGCCGCCAAGTATCCGGGCCCGGCGCTGATCGACTACGGCGCCTCGAAGGCGGCCATGGTCGCTACGGGCAAAGCCCTGTCCAAGAAGTACGGGCGCGACAACGTGCTGTTCAACTCCGTCCTGCCCGGCCTGATCCACACCGCGATGTGGGAGCGGGCGGCGAAGGAGATCGCGAACGCCCGCGGCGGCGACTGGGAGGACGTGATCAGGAACAACGGCAAGAGCGTGCCGGTGGGCCGCTACGGGACCTCCGAGGAGGTGGCCAACATGATCGTCTTCCTGTGTTCCGAGGCCGCCTCCTACGTCAACGGCGCGGTGATCGACGTCGACGGCGGACAGGGGCCCCACACCTGAGACTCGGAGTCCGCGACGGGGTTGGCGGCTCTAGTTACGCAGGATGGCGATGTCGGACACCTCCGCGAGCTGGGCGTCAGCCGTGATCAGCGTCAGGTCCATCACCTTCGCAGTGGCGGCCAGGAAGCGATCCGCCGGATCCTGATGCGGAAGATCGACTGCACGGCTCGCCGATGCGATCTCATGGGTAATGGTGGCTTGCCGGGTGGGCATTCGTCTCATCGCATCTTCGATCCATGCCTCGACGGCCACGTTCAGAACGACACGGCCCCGTTCCGTCAACATTGCGAGTTCCCAGATACTGATCGGCGACAGCCAGAGTTCGTTCTCCGGCGACTCAAGGGCGCTCACCGTTTCGCCGCGCAGGCGTCTCCGGTCCAGTCGGCTCCACAGCCAGATATGAGTGTCGAGAAGGAGTCTCAAGACCGCAGGACCTCCCACTCCTCTTCCGGCACGACCGGCGAAACGATGTCACCGACGATCTTCCCGGTGTGCTTCATGTCACCAAGCACGCGGCGCGGTTGAACGGCCGGCGAGGGCGGAACGATCTCGGCCACCGGTTTGCCGAAGCGGGTGACGAGCACCGGCTCCCCGGTTCGGTTGACCTGCTTCAGCACAGCCAGGCAGGTTGCCTTGAACTTCGAGACGGCGATCTCTTCCATTTGCTCCTCCTCCGATGCCTTGAAGCCACACTTGTACCATCTCCCGTGACCATGGTCAAACGTCATGGTCAACTCTCATCCGCTGCCGGCGAACGAGGGACTTGGGGGTGTGGAACCGGGGAGGAGAACGCCCGAGCTACCGCAACCTCGAGCTCTACTGCTCCTCCGACCCCTCGATCTCGGCGATTCCTGAGGCCGTCTCCTCGAGCAGCGCCTGCGCGCCGCGGCGGATCAGGTTGCCGACGCCGGGCGCCTGGAAGAAGCTGAAGCCCTCGCGGTCACGCCAGGCCAGCGGACCGCCCAGTTTGAGGCCGGCGCCTAGCACCGCGTCACGGATGCGGTCGACCATCGCCTCGTACTCCGGCTCGCCCTGGCGCTTGCCGGAGAAGCTGTAGAGGTCGGTCGAGGCCGCGAACACGACGTCGACGCCGGGCACGGCCGCGATCTCCTCGACCGCCTCGACCCCGGCCGGCGACTCGATCATCGCCACGATCAGGATGTTCTCGTTGGCCGTGGCGCGGTAGTCGCGGCCCCAGAGCGCGCCGTACTGGCCGCCGCCGAGGCTGCGCCGCCCCTCGGGCGGGAACTTGGCGAAGCGCACCGCCCGCTCCATCTTCTCGGCCGTGCGCACCATCGGCACCACGATGCCGAGCGCGCCGAGATCGACCGCTTTCTGGATGTCGCCCTCCGTCGCGTCCGGCACGCGGATGAAGGGGATGGCGGAGGCGTCCCGGCAGGTCCAGAGCATCCGCGCCACGTCCTGGTAGGTCAGCGGGCTGTGCTGCATCTCGATCCAGGTGAAGTCGAAGCCGGCGTTGGCGGCCGCGCAATAGCTGTCGGGATCCGACGAGGAGATGCTGACGCCGACGATCCCCTCGCCGCCCATCAGCTTCTGCTTGGCGGTGTTGTACATCCGCACGTCGCCGCCGTCCTGTGCCGCCACCATCGCGGCCACACTCAGGGACAGCGACAGCGCGAAAGCAGTGCGAAGCGTCTTCATGCGTCCTCCCTCGCTTCCGAAGCGTCGGTCGGATCCACCGGTGTCTGTCCGGCGCGACCACCGCGCTGGCCGCGCAACGCCAGGTCGACGCCGACGAGGCGACGGTTGCCCTCGACCCGGCTGGAACTGCCACGGATCTCCCGTACCACCAGGTAGTCCGCGAAGGCGGCTTCGACGTTCGCGCTGTAGCCCATCGCGTCCTGAGCCTTGTTCACGGCGAGCTTGCCGAGGCGCAGCACCGCGGGATCGTTCTCGGCGATCCGTTCGGCATAGGCCATCGTCTCGCGTTCCAGTTCGTCCTCCGCGTAGACCCGGTTGACCAGACCCAACTCGCGCGCCTCCTCCCCGTCGATGAAACGGCTCTCGAACAGCAACTCCTTCGCCTTGCGGGGATGGATGTCCCAGGGCACGGTGAAGGTCTCGAACAGGCTCGCCAGAAAGCGGGCGCTGGGCGCCGCGAAGATCAGGTCCATCGCCGCCGCGATCATCCAGCCGCCGAAGATGCAGTAGCCGTGCACCATCGCGATCGTCGGCTTGGGCAGGTTGCGCCACTTGACCGTGTTGTCCAGGTTGTACCAGCGGAACGCCTCGTACCAGTCCATGCCGACCCACTGGGTCAGCCCCCGGGCCTCGATGTCCGCCTGTTGCTCCGGCGTACCGAGGTCGTGCCCGGACGAGAAGTGCTTGCCGTCGCCCTTCAGCACGACGACCCGGACGTCCTCGTCGGCCATCGCCCGGTCGAGCTGGCGGTCCAGTTCGTCGAGCAGCTTCCAGCTCTGCGCGTTGTGGTAACGGGCGCGGTCCAGCGTCAGCACCGCGACCGGGCCGCGCCGTTCGTAGCGAACCTCTTCTGCTGCCATATCCTGTCCTCGGCCTTTCTGGAGGGAGCCCGTGTGGGGGGAAGCCGATGAAGCGTAGCGCACCGGTCAGCGCAGTTCTGCTGTGCGCCCTGGGACTCGGCTGCGCCGGCGAGCAATCGCCCGAAGGCGGCGCCGGCGGCGCCGCGGAGCGTCCCAACATCGTCCTCGTCATGACGGACGACCAGGGCTACGGCGATTTCGGCTTCGCCGGCAACCCGGTCGTCCAGACGCCGCATCTCGACGCCCTGGCCGCCGAGAGCGCGCAGGTCGAACGCTTCTACGTCAGCCCGGTCTGCACGCCGACGCGCGCCTCGCTGATGACGGGTCGCTACAACTACCGCACCCGCGCGATCGACACCTACATCGGCCGCGCGATGATGGAGCCCGAGGAAGTGACGATCGCCGAGATGCTCCGGGATGCCGGCTACGCCACCGGCATCTTCGGCAAGTGGCACCTCGGGGACAACTACCCGCTACGTGCCATGGACCAGGGCTTCGAGGAAAGCCTGGTTCACCGGGGCGGCGGCATCGGCCAGCCCTCCGACCCGCCCGGCGGCGAGGGCAAGTACACGGATGCCGTGCTGTTCCGCAACGGGACGCGGGAGGAGACGACCGGCTACTGCACCGACGTCTACTTCGACGCCGCGTTCGACTTCATGGAACTTGCCGCTGCGGAAGGACGGCCCTTCTTCGCCTACGTGCCGACGAACGCCCCCCACGGCCCGTTCCACGACGTGCCGGAGGACTGGCTGGAGCACTACAGGCAGACGGATCTGACCGCGGCGCTCCCCGATCCCGGCCAGGCCAGCGATCAGGTCCTCGACCGGCTGGCCCGGAGCTTCGCGATGATCAGCAACATCGACGACAACGTCGGACGACTGACGGCGAGGCTCGAGGCGCTGGGTCTAGCGGACAACACGCTCCTCGTCTTCCTGGTCGACAACGGACCGGATCGTGACCGCTACAACGCGGGGCTTCGGGGCCGCAAGGGAACCCTCTTCGAGGGCGGCATCCGGTCGCCCCTGCTTGCGCGCTGGCCCGGCCGGTTGCCCACCGGAGGCGAGCCGGCCGACCGGATCGCTGCCCACATCGACATCGCCCCGACCCTGCTCGACGCCGCCGGCGTTGAAGCCCCGGCCGGCCTGCACCTCGACGGCCGCAGTCTGCTCGGTCTGCTGGCCGGCCACGTCGACACCTCGACCTGGCCCGACCGGACCCTCTACCTGCAGTTTCACCGAGGGAACGAACCGATCCCGCTCCACTCCTTCGCCGCGGTCGGCCAGCGCTACAAGCTGGTCCACCCCTCGCCACGCGGCGAAGGGGACTGGAACGGCGAACTGACCCTCGAGCTCTACGACCTCGAGACCGATCCGGGCGAGACCCGCAACCTGATCGCCGAGCAGCCCGACGTGGCCGCAGAGATGCGCGACGCCTACCTGGCGTGGTTCGAGGACGTGAGCTCGACCCGGCCGGACAACTACGCGCCGCCGCGGATCGTCGTCGGCACGGATCACGAGCAGGTCACCGTCCTCACTCGCCAGGACTGGCGGCGGATCACCGACGATCAGGGCTGGCGGCCGACCTCACGCGGCCGCTGGCTGCTGAGCGCCTCGGAGGACGCGACGTTCGATATCGAGGTGCGGCTGGTCGCCGGCTCCGCCGGTCCGGTGCTCCTCGACGTTAGCGACCGGGAACTGAGCCAGGACCTGGCCTCGGACCAGCAGACCGCGACGTTTGAAGAGGTCCCGGTCCCGGCCGGCGACTTCGCGATCAGCGCCGCGGCCGGCGAAGGCGAGGAACGGCGAGGAGCGCACCAGGTCGTCCTGCGGCGGCGCTAACACCTGGGCTGGCTCTGCTAACCTCCGCAGCCAATGCTGCGCCGAGCCGGTTCGCCACTCGCCGTCGTCAACGCACTCGCACTGACGACCGTCACCCTGCTCACTGGAGCCTGGGACGTGGGTGGCCACGGTCACGACGTGATCGCGGCGAACGCCGCCTACTGCGTGGTCGACCACGAGGCGGAGGCCTCCGCCATCGCCGATGGCACCACGCTCGGCCAGGCCGCGGCGCCGCACGACCACTCTTGCGTCGCATGCAAACTGGGCCGCACGAAGACCATCGAGGATCGCAAGGCCTCGATCGCCCGACCGCTCGAACTCTCCTCGACCGCGTCAGGATCCGACTACGGACACGGCCCGAG
Encoded proteins:
- a CDS encoding type II toxin-antitoxin system VapC family toxin; translation: MRLLLDTHIWLWSRLDRRRLRGETVSALESPENELWLSPISIWELAMLTERGRVVLNVAVEAWIEDAMRRMPTRQATITHEIASASRAVDLPHQDPADRFLAATAKVMDLTLITADAQLAEVSDIAILRN
- a CDS encoding arylsulfatase, whose protein sequence is MKRSAPVSAVLLCALGLGCAGEQSPEGGAGGAAERPNIVLVMTDDQGYGDFGFAGNPVVQTPHLDALAAESAQVERFYVSPVCTPTRASLMTGRYNYRTRAIDTYIGRAMMEPEEVTIAEMLRDAGYATGIFGKWHLGDNYPLRAMDQGFEESLVHRGGGIGQPSDPPGGEGKYTDAVLFRNGTREETTGYCTDVYFDAAFDFMELAAAEGRPFFAYVPTNAPHGPFHDVPEDWLEHYRQTDLTAALPDPGQASDQVLDRLARSFAMISNIDDNVGRLTARLEALGLADNTLLVFLVDNGPDRDRYNAGLRGRKGTLFEGGIRSPLLARWPGRLPTGGEPADRIAAHIDIAPTLLDAAGVEAPAGLHLDGRSLLGLLAGHVDTSTWPDRTLYLQFHRGNEPIPLHSFAAVGQRYKLVHPSPRGEGDWNGELTLELYDLETDPGETRNLIAEQPDVAAEMRDAYLAWFEDVSSTRPDNYAPPRIVVGTDHEQVTVLTRQDWRRITDDQGWRPTSRGRWLLSASEDATFDIEVRLVAGSAGPVLLDVSDRELSQDLASDQQTATFEEVPVPAGDFAISAAAGEGEERRGAHQVVLRRR
- a CDS encoding VOC family protein, translated to MATYADAKTPRPATILSVSAVAAALVLGLTAVPAAAGDVTVQLTTSARSEAVKWYARHLDCEPIEGRAEAIDCGNAVIEFTQGPIMGASQGTGIDHIGFSFPDLTEKMATLEKVGVRGSGVRLQRYDDGSTLREEPGLFKVGRIFDPWGTRIELVEDPDTVGFHHVHLSASDPERTLGWYRETFGGVPESLLGVQDGLRFGEVWLFASEHPEGQPAPSAGRAIDHLAFELADLDTAAVGLRDRGVRFTTDPERPAGGRSDAKRGFVSAPDNVRVAVIEPGWQGVDADFGSDADEVALAEPYVVPRTPWGTPDLQGMWSGNKAHGIPLERSEELADVEELTAEEAAARRERGTLGSIWGYEREWRDTTLGYVKSAPSRQVAMIVDPPDGRLPALTEEAQERRRNAAASFGDYVRRRPAGPEDLSAYVRCITRGVPGMMMPSIYNNGLQISQSPGYVAIQKEMIHETRVVPTAEREPLGPGIRQWLGDPQGRWEGDTLVVETTGFNGRTNYRGSSEHMKLTERYTRLGPSRLEYRFTVEDPTVWTRPWTGRFEFELDNEQYELVEYACHEGNYGMTNILSGARARDREEAAAAAETGSGAQ
- a CDS encoding type II toxin-antitoxin system Phd/YefM family antitoxin, encoding MTFDHGHGRWYKCGFKASEEEQMEEIAVSKFKATCLAVLKQVNRTGEPVLVTRFGKPVAEIVPPSPAVQPRRVLGDMKHTGKIVGDIVSPVVPEEEWEVLRS
- a CDS encoding SDR family oxidoreductase; the encoded protein is MIDLNLTGRRAVVTGASLGIGAAAVRLLADHGAEVAFCARSEDAVNDLDGYQPTSGDGSAHGHITDMAERDSIDAFFGAVLAGGTVDILVNNVGAGPSRNFLYMTDDDWEELFRLNLLSAVRSTRHCLPGMRKQKWGRVVMIASGAAKYPGPALIDYGASKAAMVATGKALSKKYGRDNVLFNSVLPGLIHTAMWERAAKEIANARGGDWEDVIRNNGKSVPVGRYGTSEEVANMIVFLCSEAASYVNGAVIDVDGGQGPHT
- a CDS encoding aldolase/citrate lyase family protein, with product MKTLRTAFALSLSLSVAAMVAAQDGGDVRMYNTAKQKLMGGEGIVGVSISSSDPDSYCAAANAGFDFTWIEMQHSPLTYQDVARMLWTCRDASAIPFIRVPDATEGDIQKAVDLGALGIVVPMVRTAEKMERAVRFAKFPPEGRRSLGGGQYGALWGRDYRATANENILIVAMIESPAGVEAVEEIAAVPGVDVVFAASTDLYSFSGKRQGEPEYEAMVDRIRDAVLGAGLKLGGPLAWRDREGFSFFQAPGVGNLIRRGAQALLEETASGIAEIEGSEEQ
- a CDS encoding enoyl-CoA hydratase-related protein — encoded protein: MAAEEVRYERRGPVAVLTLDRARYHNAQSWKLLDELDRQLDRAMADEDVRVVVLKGDGKHFSSGHDLGTPEQQADIEARGLTQWVGMDWYEAFRWYNLDNTVKWRNLPKPTIAMVHGYCIFGGWMIAAAMDLIFAAPSARFLASLFETFTVPWDIHPRKAKELLFESRFIDGEEARELGLVNRVYAEDELERETMAYAERIAENDPAVLRLGKLAVNKAQDAMGYSANVEAAFADYLVVREIRGSSSRVEGNRRLVGVDLALRGQRGGRAGQTPVDPTDASEAREDA